In Trichocoleus desertorum NBK24, the following are encoded in one genomic region:
- a CDS encoding glycosyltransferase family 4 protein codes for MNILHINQSDLTGGAAIAVYRLHQGLLDQGIDSRFLVNIVSTSSERIAAIPPRRRIDYQIRRLARGFGFNDIHLTSTFDILKHPFYQEADGLHFHNLHTEYFNYLALPSLTENKPGIWTLHDMWGITGHCAYSFECDRWKIGCGNCPYPDTYPAIRRDNTRLEWKLKSWVYSRSNLTIVTPSNWLTEQVKHSMLNCFPVHQIPHGIDTEAYQPIDSEQCRVLIGIPTGKRVLMFGGQHLTDPRKGGDLLLKALSSLPESLKAETVLLTLGNGGEAIAETVGMQSLNLGFVASDRLKSIAYSAADLFLFPTRADAFGLVVQEAMACGTPTVAFKIGGVSDLVRSGITGYLAEPENAEDFCKGIVQLLEDEDLRQHLAQQCRAIVLDEYPLELQAQRYIELYTQSLKSKRAII; via the coding sequence ATGAATATCCTACATATTAATCAGTCAGATCTCACAGGCGGAGCAGCGATCGCAGTCTATCGATTGCATCAAGGGCTGTTGGATCAGGGCATTGACTCACGATTTCTGGTGAACATAGTTAGCACTAGCAGCGAACGCATAGCTGCGATTCCCCCTAGACGCCGTATAGACTATCAAATTAGGCGCTTGGCGCGGGGTTTTGGCTTCAACGATATTCACCTCACAAGCACCTTTGACATTCTCAAACACCCCTTTTATCAAGAGGCAGATGGCCTCCACTTTCACAACCTGCATACTGAATACTTTAACTACCTAGCACTTCCCTCATTAACTGAAAATAAACCGGGTATTTGGACTCTGCACGATATGTGGGGGATTACGGGACATTGTGCTTACAGTTTTGAGTGCGATCGCTGGAAAATTGGCTGCGGAAATTGTCCCTATCCAGATACATACCCAGCTATCCGGAGAGATAATACCCGCTTAGAGTGGAAACTGAAAAGTTGGGTCTATAGCCGCTCCAACCTAACTATTGTCACTCCCAGCAACTGGCTCACTGAGCAAGTGAAACACAGTATGCTCAACTGCTTTCCAGTTCATCAGATCCCTCACGGAATTGATACAGAAGCCTATCAGCCTATCGATTCAGAACAGTGTAGAGTGCTAATAGGCATACCGACTGGCAAAAGAGTGCTGATGTTTGGAGGGCAACACCTAACTGATCCTCGCAAAGGTGGCGATTTGCTGTTAAAAGCTCTCTCTAGTTTACCGGAATCCTTAAAAGCGGAAACGGTGCTGCTGACTCTCGGTAATGGAGGTGAAGCGATCGCAGAGACTGTCGGGATGCAAAGCCTGAACCTCGGCTTTGTCGCCAGCGATCGCCTCAAATCTATTGCTTATTCTGCTGCCGACTTATTCCTTTTTCCTACCCGGGCTGATGCTTTTGGGCTGGTGGTACAGGAAGCAATGGCTTGTGGCACTCCGACAGTTGCTTTCAAAATTGGTGGTGTTTCCGACTTGGTGCGTTCGGGGATTACAGGCTACTTGGCCGAACCTGAGAATGCAGAAGATTTCTGTAAAGGCATTGTGCAACTCCTAGAGGACGAAGATTTACGGCAGCATTTAGCTCAGCAGTGCCGCGCGATCGTCCTCGATGAATATCCTCTTGAACTACAGGCTCAGCGATATATAGAGCTGTATACTCAGTCGTTAAAAAGTAAGCGTGCGATCATTTAA
- a CDS encoding glycosyltransferase, translated as MTVEAVIKLPIHPLLARLAQTRASRWIHSVRQLLSSFYDTRLLRRYIQEQPPDLILTVAHGDLCWLAQNLAQEYSIPLVTIFHDWWPDLAYVHEWVRHAIARRFRQLYRHSQLAFCVSEAMQQALGQHQNVQILLPIPQRISLEGNPKKKALSNKLTVVYAGNLSDIYGPLLQKLATISQSVDTFQLQLLGPVPDWPTEKVQEFQLQGIYTGFLPRDQLIQVLWQADVLLVIMSFAESDRKRMQTSFPSKLLEYCQFGKALVIWGPKDCSVVHWGQKYDSARVVTSPAVEDLVRAVIDLSKQPTEQKRLGQKALEMAQTMFNPMTIQQQFIESLYSITKL; from the coding sequence ATGACAGTCGAGGCAGTAATCAAACTCCCGATTCATCCATTACTGGCACGGTTAGCTCAAACTAGAGCATCTCGATGGATTCATAGTGTGCGACAACTCCTAAGCAGCTTTTACGATACTCGTCTATTGCGACGCTATATTCAAGAACAACCGCCTGACCTAATTTTGACTGTTGCTCATGGTGATTTGTGCTGGTTAGCCCAGAACCTTGCACAAGAATATTCCATCCCTTTAGTGACTATATTTCACGATTGGTGGCCTGATCTAGCATATGTGCATGAGTGGGTAAGACACGCGATCGCTCGTCGGTTTCGACAACTATATCGCCACAGCCAGCTAGCTTTCTGTGTTAGTGAAGCTATGCAGCAAGCATTAGGCCAGCATCAAAATGTCCAAATTTTGTTACCGATCCCACAGCGAATCAGTCTTGAGGGTAATCCTAAAAAAAAAGCTTTGAGCAACAAGTTGACAGTAGTGTATGCAGGTAATCTATCAGATATCTATGGGCCATTACTCCAAAAGCTAGCCACCATATCTCAATCAGTAGATACATTTCAACTCCAGCTACTAGGACCTGTTCCCGATTGGCCTACTGAAAAAGTTCAGGAATTTCAGCTTCAAGGAATTTATACTGGTTTTCTGCCACGTGATCAATTGATTCAAGTCCTTTGGCAAGCGGATGTTTTGCTAGTGATTATGTCATTTGCTGAATCAGACCGAAAGCGAATGCAGACTAGTTTTCCCTCTAAGTTATTAGAATACTGTCAGTTTGGTAAAGCGCTTGTTATTTGGGGGCCAAAAGATTGCTCTGTGGTTCATTGGGGGCAGAAATATGATTCAGCGCGAGTAGTGACATCCCCTGCCGTTGAAGATTTAGTTAGGGCTGTCATAGACCTATCAAAGCAACCTACAGAACAAAAACGTTTGGGCCAAAAAGCATTAGAAATGGCTCAAACAATGTTTAACCCTATGACAATTCAACAACAGTTTATTGAAAGCCTTTACTCTATTACTAAACTATAG
- a CDS encoding class I SAM-dependent methyltransferase encodes MSITSRPHLLPKTLSRLVDNWLLTAFQRLPIRLMQRLLWLLQKYPTLGDRWGYSIRQCHYYEPLPEFSEITPEQVLKRRVSTCIDWNLEKQVSLVQKLSQYQSEIQGIIEGKTSIPFDFSNNVFSELDAAVYYAILRELKPKKVIEIGCGYSTQIAALAIAQNLQQGYSGKIICVEPYPEARLTEANLEVELIAEKVETLSLDFFQQLSAGDVLLIDSTHTVKFNSDVCREILQILPTLPSGIWVHFHDIFFPYDYPPDWLIKERRAWSEQYMLEAFLAYNNVFEVKLANHWLSLDYSEEVAKLWPNVLQWQQKFHQCGSLWLCKK; translated from the coding sequence ATGTCAATCACTTCTAGGCCGCATTTGTTGCCAAAAACACTGAGTAGGCTAGTAGATAACTGGCTTTTAACAGCCTTCCAGAGATTGCCTATACGCTTAATGCAGAGATTGCTTTGGTTACTACAAAAATATCCAACGTTAGGCGATCGCTGGGGTTATTCTATTCGTCAGTGCCATTACTACGAGCCACTGCCTGAATTTTCAGAAATTACGCCAGAGCAGGTGTTAAAGCGACGGGTATCCACCTGCATTGATTGGAACTTAGAAAAGCAAGTTAGCTTGGTTCAAAAGCTGAGTCAGTATCAATCTGAAATTCAAGGGATCATAGAGGGGAAGACTAGTATTCCATTTGATTTCTCAAATAATGTTTTTTCTGAGCTAGATGCAGCAGTTTACTACGCAATTTTGAGAGAGCTAAAGCCTAAAAAAGTAATTGAAATTGGCTGTGGTTATTCAACTCAAATAGCAGCTTTAGCAATTGCCCAGAACTTGCAACAAGGATATAGCGGCAAAATTATTTGTGTTGAACCTTACCCTGAAGCAAGGCTGACAGAAGCTAATCTAGAGGTAGAGCTTATTGCTGAGAAAGTAGAAACCCTAAGCTTAGACTTTTTTCAACAACTAAGTGCAGGAGATGTTCTGTTGATTGATTCAACCCACACTGTAAAGTTTAATAGTGATGTTTGCCGAGAAATTTTACAAATTCTACCAACTCTTCCATCCGGAATATGGGTTCATTTTCACGATATCTTCTTTCCCTATGATTACCCCCCTGACTGGTTAATCAAGGAGCGCCGAGCCTGGAGCGAACAGTATATGCTAGAAGCGTTTTTAGCTTATAACAACGTTTTTGAGGTCAAGCTAGCAAATCATTGGTTGTCTCTTGATTACTCAGAAGAGGTGGCGAAACTTTGGCCTAATGTCCTTCAATGGCAGCAGAAGTTCCATCAATGTGGCAGTCTTTGGCTTTGTAAAAAATAG